The Pseudomonas parafulva genome window below encodes:
- a CDS encoding leucine-rich repeat-containing protein kinase family protein encodes MHSLEDLKAGRLHGLTRLDLCQGLSEFPREIFALADTLEVLNLTGNALHDLPEDLHRLTRLRVLFCSENRFEHVPRAVGRCERLETVGFKSNRIHQLDAHALPASLRALVLTDNRLERLPEALGDCSQLQKLMLAGNRLTALPDSLARCERLELLRIASNRLTALPDWLLRMPRLAWLAYADNPLPQALRAPAVQASCPRIHWAHIALGKELGRGASGLIHLAHRHAHPDPVAVKLYKGEITSDGSPLAEMIACLAAGDHRQLVRVIGRIDDHPLQRPALVMQLIDPNWFNLAGPPSLGSCTRDSYPDARRLALPAARRLLAGIASVSAHLHARGINHGDLYAHNILCDTEGDCLLGDFGAASFHPPSTDTETAAVERLEVRAFGILIEELLDGCDQDDTSLRSLAQRCQQADVSARPGFAQLVQWLSR; translated from the coding sequence ATGCACAGCCTCGAAGACCTCAAAGCCGGCCGCCTTCACGGCCTTACCCGCCTGGACCTGTGCCAGGGCCTGAGCGAATTCCCCCGGGAAATCTTCGCACTGGCCGACACCCTCGAAGTCCTCAACCTCACCGGCAACGCCCTGCACGACCTGCCCGAGGACTTGCACCGGCTGACTCGGCTGAGGGTACTGTTCTGCTCGGAAAACCGTTTCGAGCACGTGCCCCGCGCTGTCGGTCGCTGCGAGCGCCTGGAGACGGTGGGCTTCAAGAGCAACCGTATCCACCAGCTCGACGCACACGCCTTGCCCGCCAGCCTGCGCGCGCTGGTGCTGACTGATAACCGGCTGGAACGCCTTCCCGAGGCATTGGGCGACTGCTCGCAACTGCAGAAACTCATGCTGGCCGGCAACCGCCTGACCGCCCTGCCCGATAGCCTGGCGCGCTGCGAACGACTGGAGCTGCTGCGCATCGCCAGCAACCGCCTCACCGCCCTGCCCGACTGGCTGCTGCGCATGCCCCGTCTGGCTTGGCTGGCCTACGCCGACAACCCGCTGCCTCAAGCACTGCGCGCACCGGCGGTGCAGGCGAGCTGCCCGCGCATCCACTGGGCACACATCGCATTAGGCAAGGAGCTCGGGCGCGGCGCCTCAGGCCTGATCCACCTGGCCCATCGGCATGCGCATCCAGACCCGGTCGCGGTGAAGCTCTACAAAGGCGAAATCACCAGCGACGGCTCGCCGCTGGCCGAAATGATTGCCTGCCTGGCCGCAGGCGATCATCGTCAGTTGGTGCGAGTGATCGGGCGCATCGACGATCATCCACTGCAACGCCCAGCGCTGGTGATGCAGTTGATCGACCCCAACTGGTTCAATCTCGCAGGCCCTCCGAGCCTGGGCAGTTGCACCCGCGACAGCTATCCCGACGCGCGGCGACTGGCGCTACCCGCCGCGCGCCGTCTGCTCGCCGGCATCGCCTCGGTATCTGCGCACCTGCATGCGCGTGGGATCAACCACGGCGACCTGTACGCCCACAACATCCTCTGCGACACCGAAGGTGATTGCCTGCTCGGCGACTTCGGCGCCGCCTCGTTCCATCCGCCTAGCACGGACACCGAAACGGCAGCCGTCGAGCGGCTCGAAGTACGGGCCTTCGGTATTCTGATCGAAGAATTGCTCGACGGCTGCGACCAGGACGACACATCGCTGCGCAGCCTGGCGCAGCGCTGCCAACAGGCCGATGTCAGCGCTCGGCCAGG